In Halorussus limi, a genomic segment contains:
- a CDS encoding GNAT family N-acetyltransferase, translating to MIRLARPDDRERLREIQTHLGEPNPALLAYAVDGPPVVLVSATPDGDLAGYLVALHDAETSYVAEIVVAPAYRREGRARRLLAAAFDYLRERDCARVRLSVHPANDAARRLYESMGFEESGREGEYYDDGSDAITMSREL from the coding sequence GTGATTCGACTCGCCCGCCCGGACGACCGCGAGCGCCTGCGAGAGATACAGACGCACCTCGGCGAGCCGAATCCGGCCCTGCTCGCGTACGCCGTCGACGGCCCGCCGGTCGTCCTCGTCTCCGCGACCCCGGACGGTGACCTCGCGGGCTATCTCGTCGCGCTCCACGACGCGGAGACGAGTTACGTCGCGGAAATCGTCGTCGCACCCGCGTACCGCCGGGAGGGACGCGCACGTCGCCTCCTCGCGGCCGCGTTCGACTACCTGCGCGAGCGAGACTGCGCCCGAGTCCGGCTCTCGGTCCACCCCGCGAACGACGCCGCGAGACGCCTCTACGAGTCGATGGGCTTCGAGGAAAGCGGGCGAGAGGGCGAGTACTACGACGACGGGAGCGACGCGATTACGATGAGCCGAGAGCTCTGA
- a CDS encoding D-2-hydroxyacid dehydrogenase translates to MTDRPELLIPHYVSDEARASLRESLADLLPDADLTLAATPPETDEGLSSAEVVLSDRLPAEKVDAAPNLRWVQALTAGVDRFPHEALSDAGVALTNASGVHAEPIGEQVLAYLLAFERNVQKGMAQKHRGVWENYGGRELRDETVGILGLGAIGGRVAELASAFGTRVVGTKRDPETAPDAVDEAYGPDGLYDVLARSDYVVVTVPLTDETRRLVGEDEIRTMKSSAVLVNVARGEIVDEKALTTALQQGHLRGAALDVFEEEPLPGDSPLWDLSNVILTPHMAGSTPHYYDRCADLFAENYERFVAGESEAMDNRVV, encoded by the coding sequence ATGACCGACCGTCCCGAACTGCTGATTCCCCACTACGTCTCGGACGAGGCGCGGGCCAGTCTCCGCGAGAGCCTCGCCGACCTGCTCCCGGACGCCGACCTCACGCTGGCCGCGACGCCGCCGGAGACCGACGAGGGCCTGTCGAGCGCCGAGGTGGTTCTGAGCGACCGCCTGCCCGCCGAGAAGGTGGACGCCGCGCCGAACCTCCGGTGGGTGCAGGCGCTCACCGCGGGCGTGGACCGCTTCCCCCACGAGGCGCTCTCGGACGCCGGCGTCGCGCTGACCAACGCCTCCGGCGTCCACGCCGAACCCATCGGCGAGCAGGTGCTGGCCTACCTGCTCGCGTTCGAGCGCAACGTCCAGAAAGGGATGGCCCAGAAGCATCGGGGCGTCTGGGAGAACTACGGCGGGCGGGAGTTGCGCGACGAGACGGTGGGGATTCTGGGCCTCGGCGCTATCGGGGGCCGGGTCGCCGAACTCGCGTCGGCGTTCGGCACCCGGGTCGTCGGCACCAAGCGCGACCCCGAGACCGCACCCGACGCGGTGGACGAGGCGTACGGTCCCGACGGCCTGTACGACGTGCTGGCTCGGTCCGACTACGTGGTCGTCACGGTTCCGCTGACCGACGAGACCCGCCGATTGGTCGGCGAGGACGAGATTCGAACGATGAAGTCCTCCGCGGTCCTCGTCAACGTCGCTCGCGGCGAAATCGTAGACGAGAAGGCCCTGACCACCGCGCTCCAGCAGGGTCACCTCCGGGGTGCGGCCCTCGACGTGTTCGAGGAGGAACCGCTCCCCGGCGACTCGCCGCTCTGGGACCTCTCGAACGTCATTCTCACGCCCCACATGGCGGGTTCGACGCCACACTACTACGACCGGTGTGCCGACCTGTTCGCCGAGAACTACGAACGGTTCGTCGCGGGCGAGTCCGAGGCGATGGACAACCGCGTCGTCTGA
- a CDS encoding M14 family zinc carboxypeptidase — translation MTERDQNGTRQRFDGVDIDRRQFVRLAAATAGTLALPGAATAQADSEKMTETYRFVVNHTPKDERIPTLATFDGRSGIEAFSQVADSPTTTTSPTAAAYGRLTTEQAQRAAEIDALSELQFSPGSNPFWKLEAYADGIFPDPSDAVGFIDFQEMIQGMERLQDQHSDRLRFRSVGESPGYFNLVSGREEPKPVWVAEVTNAVGDQASFQQKEKVLFSLSIHGDERAGAEAGCRFIESLLAGEEQTVGGLLDDVALLFVFTNPDGWVAKYPQYNDGGTGYQRGSAGVEDTNRSYPTVGWLDATHFPAETAGSNLADDYPGIDADVGSEYTERVPDALGIVEHFRSYDNLNYGSDLHGMYASEHMIEGLLINDQFSVGELHDLYEVNRTTQKRLEEAIGQKVQNRQRLFEQLNAQADSDEELPTPQSSFNYGTVYDTLEYSTSGILVSWMAQPVDQGGLGMKAMAHEMAYSNDETPRTWRPTEEFDADVSQLVDLFVDGYGTVIRTFAEHAARDHSARIETSGRSTAVSTTDSLTRTSRDLIHVGRESLTVSEATRETALTGSVVEVDGARKALTPDPTEVIGYEQRSYAVSPFVFFERTEQFTPDDEDTFVNLSVGRIANAGLVGEDGSPTHANVVVTHDEGIDNQAYVDSLDAFVESGGNLVLTDTGVHLLGRMTNGLAQGIAPADVRTEQTLFAIFEEDNYPHRLLTDTREFNDEIWKLAPLGYAIQPNAGEAPITLVDPDAFTGAGGDVAARTSGRVAAGSITSSDGSAGVHVVGTLLPPAKQTHLHPFGMVDHTLSFFGTLVLTNALGYRQRRLVDGETVRTFGPDGG, via the coding sequence ATGACCGAACGGGACCAAAACGGCACACGACAGCGATTCGACGGCGTAGACATCGACCGAAGACAGTTCGTGCGACTCGCCGCGGCGACGGCGGGAACGCTCGCACTTCCCGGAGCGGCGACGGCGCAGGCGGACTCGGAGAAGATGACCGAGACGTACCGGTTCGTCGTCAACCACACTCCAAAAGACGAGCGGATTCCGACGCTCGCGACGTTCGACGGCCGGTCGGGAATCGAAGCCTTCTCGCAGGTGGCGGACAGTCCCACGACGACGACTTCGCCCACGGCGGCCGCGTACGGCCGACTGACGACCGAGCAGGCCCAGCGAGCGGCCGAAATCGATGCACTCTCGGAACTGCAGTTCTCGCCCGGTTCCAACCCCTTCTGGAAACTCGAAGCCTACGCCGACGGGATATTCCCGGACCCCTCCGACGCTGTCGGCTTCATCGACTTTCAGGAGATGATTCAGGGGATGGAGCGGTTACAGGACCAGCACTCGGACCGACTCCGGTTCCGGTCCGTCGGCGAGAGCCCCGGCTACTTCAACCTCGTCAGCGGCCGCGAGGAACCGAAGCCCGTCTGGGTGGCGGAGGTCACGAACGCCGTGGGCGACCAAGCGAGCTTCCAGCAGAAGGAGAAGGTGCTGTTCAGTCTGTCCATCCACGGCGACGAGCGGGCCGGCGCGGAGGCCGGGTGCCGGTTCATAGAGTCGCTGCTCGCGGGCGAGGAGCAGACGGTCGGGGGACTGCTCGACGACGTGGCGCTCCTGTTCGTCTTCACGAACCCAGACGGCTGGGTCGCGAAGTACCCCCAGTACAACGACGGGGGAACGGGATACCAGCGAGGGAGCGCCGGCGTCGAGGACACGAACCGCTCGTACCCGACCGTCGGATGGCTGGACGCGACTCACTTCCCCGCGGAGACGGCCGGGTCGAACCTCGCAGACGACTACCCCGGCATCGACGCAGACGTCGGTAGCGAGTACACCGAACGAGTCCCCGACGCGCTCGGCATCGTCGAACACTTCCGGAGCTACGACAACCTGAACTACGGTTCGGACCTCCACGGGATGTACGCGTCCGAGCACATGATAGAGGGGCTCCTGATAAACGACCAGTTCAGCGTCGGGGAACTCCACGACCTCTACGAGGTCAACCGGACGACGCAGAAGCGACTGGAGGAGGCCATCGGCCAGAAGGTCCAGAACCGGCAGCGGCTCTTCGAGCAACTGAACGCGCAGGCCGACAGCGACGAGGAACTGCCGACTCCCCAGAGCAGTTTCAACTACGGCACGGTGTACGACACGCTGGAGTACTCCACCTCGGGCATCCTCGTGAGTTGGATGGCACAGCCGGTGGACCAAGGCGGCCTCGGAATGAAAGCGATGGCCCACGAGATGGCCTACTCGAACGACGAGACGCCGCGAACGTGGCGGCCGACCGAGGAGTTCGACGCCGACGTGTCCCAACTCGTCGACCTGTTCGTCGACGGGTACGGGACCGTCATCCGGACGTTCGCGGAACACGCGGCGCGCGACCACTCGGCCCGAATCGAGACGAGTGGTCGGTCGACGGCCGTCTCGACGACGGACTCGCTGACGCGCACGTCTCGGGACCTGATTCACGTCGGCCGGGAGTCGCTCACCGTCTCGGAGGCGACCCGCGAGACCGCACTGACCGGTTCGGTCGTCGAGGTCGACGGCGCGCGGAAGGCGCTCACGCCGGACCCGACCGAGGTGATCGGTTACGAACAGCGGTCGTACGCCGTCTCTCCGTTCGTCTTCTTCGAGCGGACGGAGCAGTTCACTCCCGACGACGAGGACACCTTCGTCAACCTCTCGGTGGGTCGCATCGCCAACGCCGGACTCGTCGGCGAGGACGGCAGTCCGACCCACGCGAACGTGGTGGTCACGCACGACGAAGGCATCGACAATCAGGCGTACGTCGACTCGCTGGACGCGTTCGTCGAGAGCGGCGGGAACCTCGTCCTGACCGACACCGGAGTCCACCTCCTCGGTCGGATGACCAACGGGTTGGCGCAGGGAATCGCCCCGGCGGACGTCCGGACCGAGCAGACCCTCTTCGCTATCTTCGAGGAGGACAACTATCCGCACCGACTCCTGACGGACACGCGGGAGTTCAACGACGAGATATGGAAGCTCGCGCCGCTGGGCTACGCGATTCAGCCGAACGCGGGCGAAGCGCCCATCACGCTCGTCGACCCCGACGCGTTCACCGGGGCGGGCGGGGACGTCGCGGCCCGGACGAGCGGGCGAGTCGCCGCGGGGTCGATAACGTCGAGCGATGGGTCGGCCGGGGTTCACGTCGTCGGGACGCTGCTCCCGCCCGCCAAGCAGACCCACCTGCACCCGTTCGGGATGGTCGACCACACGCTGTCGTTCTTCGGTACGCTCGTGTTGACCAACGCGCTCGGATACCGCCAGCGGCGACTCGTCGACGGCGAGACGGTGCGGACGTTCGGCCCCGACGGAGGGTGA
- a CDS encoding DUF5778 family protein, giving the protein MEDALDEDLYRRTKQLLEPGDIELNGAVVHTDFGSDEETEMHQATVDVGEVIAEHAGHDPTDTFVYSGTDDTDFASNQHQGLTLDDESFVWECQQLLREGTFDVVFYYEASADHEAILDDVRELGFEVTGVEG; this is encoded by the coding sequence ATGGAAGACGCACTCGACGAGGACCTCTACCGGCGGACGAAGCAGTTGCTCGAACCGGGTGACATCGAACTCAACGGGGCCGTCGTCCACACCGACTTCGGGAGCGACGAGGAGACGGAGATGCACCAAGCGACCGTGGACGTGGGCGAGGTCATCGCCGAACACGCGGGCCACGACCCGACGGACACTTTCGTCTACTCCGGCACCGACGACACCGACTTCGCCTCGAATCAGCATCAGGGCCTGACGCTGGACGACGAGTCGTTCGTCTGGGAGTGTCAGCAACTCCTCCGCGAGGGCACCTTCGACGTGGTGTTCTACTACGAGGCCAGCGCCGACCACGAGGCCATCCTCGACGACGTGCGCGAACTCGGCTTCGAAGTGACCGGCGTCGAGGGGTGA
- the uppS gene encoding polyprenyl diphosphate synthase — MLQWAQRRVQAAYERLLRREISGAPTHVAVIQDGNRRYASKQGGDAPDGHRAGAQTTERVMDWCKEMGVEELTLYTFSTENFDRPDHENQALFDLLEEKLYQFGDDDRVHDGEVCIRVIGERDRLPERVREAVRYAERRTADYDSFTLNVALAYGGRNELLGATREVARAVEDGELDPDDIDVSEIENRLYDSPVRDVDLIIRTGGDERTSNFLPWHANGNEAAVFFCTPYWPEFSKIDFLRGIRTYESREQSWRRTRANRALALVKALGGVELAEARSVIDRFRESLPEESSVEELGVEELEVESESSVE, encoded by the coding sequence ATGTTACAGTGGGCACAGCGGCGAGTTCAGGCCGCCTACGAACGTCTTCTCAGGCGCGAAATCTCGGGCGCACCGACCCACGTCGCGGTGATTCAGGACGGCAATCGGCGCTACGCCAGCAAGCAGGGCGGCGATGCACCCGACGGCCACCGCGCCGGCGCACAGACCACCGAGCGCGTCATGGACTGGTGCAAGGAGATGGGCGTCGAGGAACTGACGCTGTACACTTTCTCGACCGAGAACTTCGACCGGCCCGACCACGAGAATCAGGCGCTGTTCGACCTGTTGGAGGAGAAACTCTACCAGTTCGGCGACGACGACCGAGTCCACGACGGGGAGGTCTGCATCAGGGTCATCGGGGAGCGCGACCGCCTCCCGGAGCGCGTCCGGGAGGCAGTCCGATACGCCGAGCGCCGGACTGCCGACTACGACTCGTTCACGCTCAACGTCGCGCTGGCCTACGGCGGCCGGAACGAACTGCTCGGGGCTACCCGCGAGGTGGCGCGCGCGGTCGAAGACGGTGAACTGGACCCCGACGACATCGACGTGTCGGAGATAGAGAACCGACTGTACGACAGTCCGGTCCGGGACGTGGACCTCATCATCCGGACCGGCGGCGACGAGCGCACGTCGAACTTCCTGCCGTGGCACGCCAACGGCAACGAGGCGGCGGTCTTCTTCTGTACGCCCTACTGGCCCGAGTTCTCGAAGATAGACTTCCTCCGCGGAATCCGAACGTACGAGTCGCGCGAACAGTCGTGGCGGCGCACGAGGGCCAACCGCGCGCTGGCGCTGGTGAAGGCGCTTGGCGGCGTCGAACTCGCCGAGGCCCGGAGCGTCATCGACCGCTTCCGCGAGAGTCTGCCCGAGGAGTCGAGCGTCGAGGAACTCGGCGTCGAGGAGTTAGAGGTCGAGAGCGAGTCGTCGGTGGAGTGA
- a CDS encoding cold-shock protein: MAKGTVDFFNDTGGYGFIDTEDEDEDVFFHMEDIGGPDLEEGQEVEFEIEQADKGPRAKNLERL, translated from the coding sequence ATGGCGAAAGGTACGGTTGATTTCTTCAACGACACTGGCGGTTACGGTTTCATCGACACTGAGGACGAGGACGAAGACGTGTTCTTCCACATGGAAGACATCGGCGGTCCCGACCTCGAAGAGGGGCAGGAAGTCGAGTTCGAGATAGAGCAGGCGGACAAGGGTCCGCGCGCGAAGAATCTCGAACGCCTGTAA
- the dnaG gene encoding DNA primase DnaG, with amino-acid sequence MDDTAKYVIHADITADGVVERSDVVGAVFGQTEGLLGDDLDLRDLQQSSKLGRIDVDVDSENGQSFGTITIASSLDKVETSILAAALETISRVGPCRATVAVAGIEDVRAAKRRKVVERAKELLTDSFDEDVMTSREILEEVRQSVRVEDIAEYEGLPAGPRVEDSDAIIVVEGRSDVLNLLRYGVKNAVAVEGTNVPDAVADLTQNRTVTAFLDGDRGGDLIRKELAQVGDIDYVAFAPANQSVEDLARHEVMSALRSKRPFDESMVGEEGETDESDATPTDAEATPADAEAGPAATDGSARPAPESDDAGPDGPATPDADRESSGASASADPDAATDAEEISESDLFDGIEAEVEAETIDDAESLAGAASDDATADAAEAAASATESPREPATMQGHVEAVVDGETGTARLLDESFATLAEVAGENAFDAVESADEAPFAVVLDGTLDQRLLDVSAQRGVGQVVARDLGEFVKRPANVRVRTADQF; translated from the coding sequence ATGGACGATACAGCAAAATACGTCATTCACGCGGACATCACGGCCGACGGGGTGGTAGAACGGAGTGACGTCGTCGGCGCGGTCTTCGGCCAGACCGAAGGCCTGCTCGGCGACGACTTAGACCTCCGAGACCTCCAGCAGTCGTCGAAACTCGGTCGCATCGACGTGGACGTCGACAGCGAGAACGGACAGTCGTTCGGGACCATCACCATCGCGTCGAGTCTCGACAAGGTAGAGACCTCCATCCTCGCGGCGGCCCTCGAAACCATCAGTCGGGTCGGCCCCTGCCGGGCCACCGTCGCCGTCGCGGGCATCGAGGACGTGCGCGCCGCCAAGCGCCGGAAAGTGGTCGAGCGCGCCAAGGAACTGCTGACCGACTCGTTCGACGAGGACGTGATGACCTCTCGGGAGATTCTCGAGGAGGTCCGCCAGAGCGTCCGCGTCGAGGACATCGCGGAGTACGAGGGTCTGCCCGCGGGGCCGCGGGTCGAGGACAGCGACGCCATCATCGTGGTCGAGGGCCGGTCGGACGTGCTGAACCTCCTCCGGTACGGCGTCAAGAACGCCGTCGCGGTCGAGGGAACCAACGTCCCCGACGCGGTGGCCGACCTGACCCAGAACCGGACCGTCACCGCGTTCCTCGACGGTGACCGGGGCGGCGACCTCATCCGGAAGGAACTCGCGCAGGTCGGCGACATCGACTACGTGGCGTTCGCGCCAGCCAACCAGTCGGTCGAGGACCTCGCGCGCCACGAGGTCATGTCGGCGCTCCGGAGCAAGCGACCGTTCGACGAGTCGATGGTCGGCGAGGAGGGCGAGACCGACGAGTCGGACGCGACCCCGACCGACGCCGAGGCGACCCCGGCCGACGCCGAGGCCGGTCCCGCGGCGACCGACGGGAGCGCCCGGCCCGCGCCCGAGAGCGACGACGCCGGACCGGACGGTCCCGCGACGCCCGACGCGGACCGAGAGAGTAGCGGGGCGTCCGCGTCGGCCGACCCGGACGCCGCGACGGACGCCGAGGAGATTTCGGAGTCGGACCTCTTCGACGGCATCGAGGCGGAAGTGGAGGCCGAGACGATAGACGACGCCGAGTCGCTTGCCGGGGCGGCGTCCGACGACGCGACGGCCGACGCCGCGGAGGCCGCGGCGTCGGCGACGGAGTCGCCCCGAGAACCCGCGACCATGCAGGGCCACGTCGAGGCGGTCGTGGACGGCGAGACGGGGACCGCCCGTCTGCTGGACGAGTCGTTCGCCACGCTCGCGGAAGTCGCGGGCGAGAACGCCTTCGACGCCGTGGAGTCGGCCGACGAGGCTCCATTCGCGGTCGTGCTCGACGGGACGCTCGACCAGCGACTCCTCGACGTGTCGGCCCAGCGCGGGGTCGGACAGGTCGTCGCGCGCGACCTCGGCGAGTTCGTCAAGCGACCCGCGAACGTGCGAGTTCGGACCGCCGACCAGTTCTGA
- a CDS encoding DUF92 domain-containing protein: MTTRVRRAAAYAVVSTLALAAPTLGWATAVAFGAVAVGALSVTDGPVFEWFARPADRQEGRLHGLAAFGFAATGIALLTTFAGLPEHVLVASVLVVGYGNLAQQVAWKFDAEPILRTGAFVAGGIVAAAAGQAVALSLVGMPVAPVLPEIVFLASSGALLAGLLRSVLFARDDPLVMLSVAFLLWLFADLAVQVTVEGIAVALAVTALFGYVSWALDAASIPGMMTGALLAMLTIVLGGYAWFAVLIAFFGIGSLSTKFRYEEKEARGVAEENEGARGTGNVLGNAAVALAAVLAYAARTKFPAVGGEVFLFAFAGSIATAMSDTLSSEIGGVFDDPRLITTLQRVEPGTDGAVTWQGELAGAAGAVVVAAIAAALFGNVGATGAAVVAVAGVSGMTMDSLLGATLEGDALGNQGVNFLATLTGALVGAGLAVVVLP; encoded by the coding sequence GTGACCACCAGAGTTCGGCGTGCGGCGGCATACGCCGTCGTCTCGACGCTGGCGCTCGCCGCCCCGACGCTGGGGTGGGCGACCGCCGTGGCGTTCGGTGCGGTCGCCGTGGGCGCGCTCTCGGTCACCGACGGACCGGTGTTCGAGTGGTTCGCCCGACCCGCAGACCGACAGGAGGGACGCCTCCACGGACTCGCGGCCTTCGGTTTCGCCGCGACCGGAATCGCGCTCCTCACGACGTTCGCGGGCTTGCCCGAACACGTCCTCGTCGCCAGCGTCCTCGTCGTGGGTTACGGCAACCTCGCCCAGCAGGTGGCGTGGAAGTTCGACGCCGAACCGATACTCCGCACCGGCGCGTTCGTCGCGGGCGGCATCGTGGCGGCCGCGGCCGGACAGGCCGTCGCGCTGAGCCTCGTCGGCATGCCGGTCGCGCCGGTCCTGCCCGAAATCGTCTTTCTGGCGTCCAGCGGTGCGCTCCTCGCGGGTCTCCTGCGGTCGGTGCTGTTCGCCCGCGACGACCCGCTGGTCATGCTCTCGGTCGCCTTCCTGCTGTGGTTGTTCGCCGACCTCGCGGTACAGGTGACCGTCGAGGGCATCGCGGTCGCGCTGGCTGTCACCGCGCTGTTCGGCTACGTCTCGTGGGCGCTCGACGCCGCCTCGATTCCGGGGATGATGACCGGCGCGCTGTTAGCCATGCTGACCATCGTCCTCGGCGGTTACGCGTGGTTCGCGGTCCTCATCGCCTTCTTCGGCATCGGGAGCCTCTCGACCAAGTTCCGCTACGAGGAGAAGGAGGCCCGGGGCGTCGCCGAGGAGAACGAGGGCGCACGCGGGACCGGTAACGTCCTCGGAAACGCCGCGGTGGCGCTCGCCGCCGTCCTCGCCTACGCCGCGCGCACGAAGTTCCCCGCCGTCGGCGGTGAGGTGTTCCTGTTCGCGTTCGCCGGGTCCATCGCCACCGCGATGAGCGACACCCTCTCGTCGGAAATCGGCGGCGTGTTCGACGACCCGCGACTCATCACCACGCTCCAGCGCGTCGAACCCGGCACCGACGGCGCGGTGACGTGGCAGGGCGAACTCGCCGGCGCGGCGGGCGCGGTAGTCGTCGCGGCCATCGCGGCGGCCCTCTTCGGGAACGTCGGCGCGACCGGTGCCGCGGTGGTCGCCGTCGCGGGCGTCAGCGGCATGACGATGGACAGTCTGCTCGGCGCGACCCTCGAAGGCGACGCGCTCGGCAATCAGGGCGTCAACTTCCTCGCCACCCTGACCGGTGCGCTCGTCGGCGCGGGTCTCGCGGTGGTCGTCCTGCCGTGA
- a CDS encoding sugar phosphate isomerase/epimerase family protein, which yields MRPAIQLYTLRELDDSLPELLRRVGDTAFEGVEFAGLGDADPAEIRDALDDAGLDAAGAHVGIEDLEADPEGVAETYRSLDCDRLVVPYLDDAEFASETATTDTARRLQTLAGRLDEAGAAMGYHNHDHEFADLGDRSAFDLLADETDFDLELDVGWANAAGHDPVALLGHLRSRVPLVHLKDVADTTPVELGEGDIDIEACVRAAREAGTEWLVYEHDQPTDPEESLEHGAETLSSLLD from the coding sequence ATGCGACCGGCGATTCAACTCTACACGCTCCGAGAACTGGACGACTCGCTCCCCGAACTCCTCCGGCGCGTCGGCGACACCGCGTTCGAGGGCGTCGAGTTCGCGGGTCTGGGCGACGCCGACCCCGCCGAAATCCGCGACGCGCTGGACGACGCCGGACTCGACGCGGCCGGGGCCCACGTCGGCATCGAGGACCTCGAAGCCGACCCCGAAGGTGTCGCCGAGACCTACCGGTCGCTCGACTGCGACCGACTCGTCGTCCCGTATCTCGACGACGCCGAGTTCGCCAGCGAGACCGCTACCACCGACACCGCGCGCCGCCTCCAGACGCTCGCCGGCCGACTGGACGAGGCGGGCGCCGCGATGGGCTATCACAACCACGACCACGAGTTCGCCGACCTCGGCGACCGGTCGGCCTTCGACCTGCTCGCCGACGAGACGGACTTCGACCTCGAACTCGACGTCGGGTGGGCGAACGCCGCCGGTCACGACCCCGTGGCGCTGCTCGGGCACCTCCGGAGTCGGGTGCCGCTGGTCCACCTCAAGGACGTGGCCGACACAACGCCGGTCGAACTCGGCGAGGGCGACATCGACATCGAGGCCTGCGTCCGGGCCGCCCGCGAGGCCGGGACCGAGTGGCTGGTCTACGAACACGACCAACCGACCGACCCCGAGGAATCGCTGGAACACGGAGCGGAGACGCTGTCGTCGCTACTCGACTGA
- a CDS encoding undecaprenyl diphosphate synthase family protein: MGVYDRYLAARLRRHDADTPDHIAVIITERDLLEQGAYATLEAFFEWAFEYGAERITVYVSVLDPEAAPTLRRELEGVSVPRRLAVRGPEDTQRADAPIQVSIGLGGKHEFAGAVRKIAKDVQDGELTAGQVDESEVEKHLVFPENPDLVLKTGAERLSDFMIWQSVYSELYFTDVNWRDFRKREYLRALLDYKNRQRRFGR, translated from the coding sequence GTGGGAGTCTACGACCGCTATCTCGCCGCCCGCCTCCGCAGACACGACGCCGACACGCCCGACCACATCGCGGTCATCATCACCGAGCGCGACCTGCTGGAACAGGGCGCGTACGCGACGCTCGAAGCCTTCTTCGAGTGGGCGTTCGAGTACGGGGCCGAGCGCATCACCGTCTACGTCAGCGTCCTCGACCCCGAGGCGGCCCCGACCCTCCGGCGGGAACTCGAAGGAGTGTCGGTTCCGCGCCGCTTGGCGGTCCGCGGGCCGGAGGACACTCAGCGCGCCGACGCGCCGATTCAGGTCTCCATCGGCTTGGGCGGCAAACACGAGTTCGCGGGCGCAGTTCGGAAGATCGCTAAAGACGTACAGGACGGCGAACTGACCGCCGGACAGGTCGACGAGTCGGAGGTCGAGAAGCATCTGGTGTTCCCCGAGAACCCGGACTTGGTGCTGAAGACCGGCGCGGAGCGCCTCTCGGACTTCATGATATGGCAGTCGGTCTACTCCGAGTTGTACTTCACCGACGTGAACTGGCGCGACTTCCGGAAGCGCGAGTACCTCCGGGCGCTGTTGGACTACAAGAACCGACAGCGGCGGTTTGGCCGGTAG